A single region of the Populus nigra chromosome 2, ddPopNigr1.1, whole genome shotgun sequence genome encodes:
- the LOC133682027 gene encoding two-pore potassium channel 5-like, protein MENEPFLGNQKSYKPRPVITLTQSLSTPILFPEIQDAPQTPSTSPSPPLGPPNTHFKKPGTLHRCKTAPAMVVMREFQPTKPQIPKPQPDSTSIIRQATFLLSMYLLLGVIIYSFNTDHFSGIETHPVVDALYFCIVTMCTIGYGDITPLTPVTKVFACVFVLVGFGFIDILLSGLVNYVLDLQESMILTGIEMRKNRNHEGFSATDYIFDVKKGRMRIRLKVGLALGVVVLCIGIGTLVLYFLEDLDWIDSVYLAVMSVTTVGYGDRAFKTLPGRLFAAIWLLVSTLAVARAFLYLAEARIDKRHRRITNWVLHRDITVEDLLAADMNNNGFISKSEYVIYKLKEMGKIGEKDILQICNQFSKLDPNNLGKITLPDLLENRL, encoded by the exons ATGGAGAATGAGCCTTTTCTCGGTAACCAAAAAAGTTACAAACCCCGACCCGTTATCACTCTCACTCAGTCTCTCTCAACCCCAATACTATTCCCTGAAATCCAAGATGCCCCACAAACACCATCCacttctccttctcctccacTCGGACCTCCGAATACCCATTTCAAGAAACCCGGCACTCTTCACAGGTGCAAAACAGCTCCTGCTATGGTTGTCATGCGAGAGTTTCAACCAACAAAGCCCCAAATCCCTAAACCACAGCCTGATTCTACCTCTATAATCAGGCAAGCCACTTTCTTGCTATCCATGTATCTGCTTCTTGGAGTTATTATCTACTCTTTCAACACTGATCATTTTTCGGGTATTGAGACTCACCCGGTTGTTGACGCTTTGTATTTCTGTATAGTCACTATGTGTACCATTGGTTATGGTGATATAACTCCTTTAACACCAGTGACAAAGGTCTTTGCTTGTGTGTTTGTGCTAGTTGGGTTTGGATTTATAGACATCTTGCTCAGTGGGCTAGTTAATTACGTTCTTGATTTGCAAGAAAGCATGATCTTGACTGGCATTGAAATGCGTAAAAATCGAAATCACGAAGGATTTTCAGCTACTGATTATATCTTTGATGTTAAAAAGGGAAGGATGAGGATAAGATTGAAGGTTGGATTGGCACTTGGTGTGGTGGTTCTGTGTATTGGAATTGGGACCTTGGTTTTGTACTTTTTGGAGGATCTTGATTGGATTGATTCAGTTTATTTGGCGGTTATGTCAGTTACGACTGTTGGGTATGGTGATAGGGCGTTTAAGACCTTGCCAGGGAGGTTGTTCGCAGCAATTTGGCTTTTGGTTTCGACATTAGCGGTAGCAAGGGCATTTCTTTATTTGGCAGAGGCTAGGATTGATAAGAGGCACAGGAGGATTACCAATTGGGTGTTGCATAGAGATATCACTGTGGAGGATTTGCTTGCTGCGGATATGAACAATAACGGTTTCATTAG TAAATCAGAGTACGTAATCTACAAGCTCAAAGAAATGGGAAAGATTGGCGAAAAAGATATATTGCAGATCTGCAATCAATTCAGCAAGCTTGACCCGAACAACCTGGGAAAGATAACTTTGCCTGATCTCTTGGAGAATCGATTGTGA
- the LOC133682020 gene encoding acyl transferase 4 codes for MPMAFSVIRSSRGLIRPLERTPSSILDLSVIDRLPVLRCNARTLHVFRHGPEAAQVIKEALSKALVPYYPLAGWLKESSQGQLQIECSAQGVWFVEASANCTLDTVSYFDNVMSIPYDDLLPDYVPETEGTEPLVQMQVTQFECGGFVIGLIFCHAICDGLGAAQFLNAVGENARGLEHPSTTPVWCRDFCPLPPQQEKMNTLPILPPTMPNYRLQHANIDISLDQIKQVKTEFHDSTNQMCSTFEAVAATFWKFRTLAVNFEQNTEVKLVFFANCRQLLEPPLPKGFYGNCFFPVTITTSSETLAQASNVEVIKLIQEAKGNLPVEFSKYMKGDYMKNGEDPFAPPLIYTTLFISEWGRLGFNQVDYGWGPPVHIVPIQGSSIIPVGIVGSLPLPKKGIRLMTWCVEEVHRQPFIDQMMKVI; via the exons ATGCCCATGGCTTTCTCCGTAATCAGATCAAGCCGAGGCCTGATTAGGCCGCTTGAGCGGACACCATCCAGCATTCTTGATCTCTCAGTCATTGACAGATTGCCTGTGCTAAGATGCAATGCTCGAACACTACACGTGTTTAGGCACGGTCCTGAAGCAGCACAGGTGATCAAAGAAGCCTTGTCCAAGGCATTGGTTCCGTATTACCCTCTTGCAGGATGGCTTAAAGAGTCCAGCCAGGGTCAGCTTCAAATTGAATGTTCTGCACAAGGTGTATGGTTCGTTGAGGCATCAGCTAATTGTACTCTCGACACTGTTAGTTACTTTGATAATGTCATGTCTATCCCCTATGATGATCTGCTTCCGGATTATGTTCCTGAAACTGAAGGGACAGAACCTCTTGTGCAAATGCAG gTTACTCAATTTGAATGTGGGGGTTTTGTGATTGGACTCATATTCTGCCACGCTATCTGTGATGGCCTCGGTGCTGCGCAATTCCTCAACGCTGTTGGGGAGAATGCTAGAGGCCTTGAGCATCCAAGCACTACACCAGTGTGGTGTAGAGACTTTTGTCCGCTCCCACCCCAGCAAGAAAAGATGAATACTTTGCCAATACTACCACCAACAATGCCCAATTACAGGCTACAACATGCTAACATAGACATTTCTCTTGATCAAATTAAACAGGTCAAGACAGAATTTCATGATTCAACTAATCAAATGTGCTCCACATTTGAAGCCGTCGCGGCTACATTTTGGAAATTCCGAACTTTAGCTGTCAACTTCGAGCAAAATACTGAGGTCAAGCTTGTTTTCTTTGCAAATTGTCGTCAGCTCTTGGAACCTCCGTTGCCTAAAGGATTCTATGGCAACTGTTTCTTCCCAGTGACAATCACAACTTCAAGTGAGACACTAGCACAAGCATCAAATGTTGAGGTGATAAAGCTAATACAAGAAGCAAAGGGTAACCTACCAGTAGAATTCTCCAAGTATATGAAGGGTGACTATATGAAAAATGGAGAGGACCCGTTTGCACCACCGCTAATCTACACCACACTGTTTATATCAGAATGGGGCAGATTAGGATTCAATCAGGTGGATTATGGATGGGGTCCTCCAGTTCACATTGTTCCAATTCAAGGGTCTAGCATTATTCCTGTTGGCATTGTTGGATCACTACCATTGCCGAAAAAAGGCATCCGTTTGATGACATGGTGTGTCGAAGAGGTCCATCGCCAACCATTCATCgatcaaatgatgaaagttATTTGA
- the LOC133682199 gene encoding ABC transporter B family member 4-like isoform X1: MAVENGRNGDKSMDDASPSKSLEVEEKSSGGRGDQQETVKSKGDEETKTVPFLKLFSFADSTDILLMILGTIGAVGNGASFQIMSILFGDMLNSFGQNQNNKDVVDLVTKVSLNFVYLGIGSAVAAFLQVACWMVTGERQAARIRGTYLKTILKQDVAFFDKETNTGEVVGRMSGDTVLIQDAMGEKVGKFIQLVSTFIGGFIVAFVKGWLLTLVMLSSIPLVVIAGAGLAIIIARMASRGQTAYAKAATVVEQTIGSIRTVASFTGEKQAISNYKKFLATAYNSGVQEGFTAGLGLGIVMLLVFCSYALAVWFGGKMILEKGYNGGDVLSVIFAVLTGSMSLGQASPCMSAFAAGQAAAYKMSETINRKPEIDSSDTRGKILDDISGDVELRDVYFTYPARPDEQIFSGFSLFIPSGTTTALVGQSGSGKSTVISLIERFYDPQAGEVLKEFQLKWIREKIGLVSQEPVLFASSIKDNIAYGKDGATTEDIRAAAELANAAKFIDKLPQGIDTMVGEHGTQLSGGQKQRIAIARAILKDPRILLLDEATSALDAESERIVQEALDRIMVNRTTVIVAHRLSTVRNADMIAVIYRGKMVEKGSHSELLKDPEGAYSQLIRLQEVNKESKQETEDPKESSISEESLRQSSQRISLKRSISRGSSGVGHSSRHSLSLSFGLPTGFNVPDNPTSELEVSPQKQQTPDVPISRLAYLNKPEVPVLIAGSIAAILSGVIFPIYSILLSSVIKTFFEPPDELRKDSKFWALMFMTLGLASFVVYPSQTYLFSVAGSKLIQRIRSMCFEKVVHMEVGWFDEPEHSSGAIGARLSADAATVRALVGDSLSQLVQNIASAVAGLVIAFAASWQLALVILVLVPLIGLNGFVQVKFMKGFSADAKKMYEEASQVANDAVGSIRTVASFCAEEKVMQLYRRKCEGPMRTGIRQGMLSGTGFGVSFFLLYSVYATTFYVGAQLVQHGKTTFAEVFRVFFALTMAAIGISQSSSFAPDSSKAKGAVASIFAIIDRESKIDPSDEPGTTLDNVKGEIELRHISFKYPSRPDIEIFRDLSLAIHSGKTVALVGESGSGKSTVISLLQRFYDPDSGHITLDGIDIQSLQLKWLRQQMGLVSQEPVLFNETIRANIAYGKEGNATEAEILAASELANAHKFISGLQQGYDTVVGERGTQLSGGQKQRVAIARAMVKSPKILLLDEATSALDAESERVVQDALNRVMVSRTTVVVAHRLSTIKNADVIAVVKNGIIVEKGKHGTLIHIKDGFYASLVALHMSASTS; the protein is encoded by the exons ATGGCTGTCGAGAACGGCAGAAATGGTGATAAGAGTATGGATGACGCGAGCCCATCAAAAAGCCTGGAGGTGGAGGAGAAGAGTTCTGGTGGAAGGGGGGACCAACAAGAGACAGTGAAGAGTAAAGGAGATGAGGAAACTAAAACCGTTCCCTTTCTCAAGCTCTTTTCATTTGCGGATTCTACAGATATTTTGTTGATGATCCTTGGGACGATTGGTGCTGTTGGAAATGGAGCATCCTTTCAGATTATGTCAATACTGTTTGGTGATATGCTTAATTCTTTTGGACAAAACCAGAATAACAAAGATGTTGTGGATTTAGTTACTAAG GTGTCTCTCAATTTTGTCTACTTGGGGATTGGTTCTGCTGTAGCAGCATTTCTTC AGGTGGCTTGCTGGATGGTCACGGGAGAGAGACAAGCTGCTCGGATAAGGGGTACATATTTGAAAACCATACTGAAGCAAGACGTTGCCTTTTTTGATAAGGAAACAAACACTGGAGAGGTTGTTGGTAGAATGTCTGGTGACACTGTTCTTATACAAGATGCTATGGGTGAAAAG GTTGGGAAATTTATACAGCTGGTATCAACATTCATTGGAGGCTTCATCGTTGCATTTGTTAAAGGGTGGCTGCTTACTCTTGTCATGTTATCCTCCATTCCCCTGGTTGTGATTGCTGGTGCAGGACTGGCCATCATAATAGCTAGGATGGCATCTCGTGGCCAAACTGCTTACGCTAAAGCAGCGACTGTAGTAGAACAGACTATTGGTTCAATTAGAACA GTTGCATCATTTACCGGGGAGAAGCAAGCCATAAGTAATTACAAGAAGTTTCTTGCTACTGCGTATAACTCTGGTGTTCAAGAAGGCTTTACTGCTGGATTAGGTCTTGGCATCGTTATGCTACTTGTGTTCTGCAGCTATGCTTTGGCAGTATGGTTTGGTGGAAAGATGATTTTGGAAAAAGGATACAATGGGGGTGATGTGCTTAGTGTGATTTTTGCTGTTTTAACCGGCTCTAT GTCCCTAGGGCAAGCATCTCCCTGCATGAGTGCGTTTGCAGCTGGTCAAGCTGCAGCTTACAAGATGTCTGAGACTATAAATAGAAAGCCAGAGATAGATTCTTCCGATACAAGGGGAAAGATATTGGATGACATCAGTGGAGATGTAGAGTTGAGGGATGTGTATTTCACTTATCCAGCCAGACCAGATGAGCAGATATTTTCTGGATTCTCTCTTTTCATCCCTAGCGGAACAACTACCGCATTGGTTGGACAAAGTGGAAGCGGAAAGTCAACGGTGATCAGTCTGATAGAGAGATTTTATGATCCACAAGCTGGTGAAGTTCTCAAAGAGTTTCAGCTCAAGTGGATTCGGGAGAAAATTGGTCTTGTCAGCCAAGAACCTGTGTTGTTTGCATCCAGCATTAAGGATAACATTGCATATGGAAAAGATGGTGCAACTACTGAAGATATAAGAGCTGCAGCAGAACTTGCCAATGCTGCTAAATTCATCGATAAACTACCTCAG GGAATAGACACCATGGTTGGTGAACATGGAACTCAGCTGTCTGGGGGACAGAAACAGAGAATTGCCATAGCAAGAGCCATTCTGAAAGATCCACGGATTTTACTTTTGGATGAAGCTACAAGCGCACTTGATGCAGAATCAGAAAGGATAGTACAGGAGGCATTAGACCGCATTATGGTCAATCGAACAACTGTAATTGTTGCCCACCGTTTGAGCACTGTGAGAAATGCTGATATGATTGCAGTTATTTACCGTGGGAAGATGGTTGAGAAAG GTTCACATTCAGAACTCCTCAAGGATCCTGAAGGAGCTTATTCTCAGCTTATACGCTTACAAGAAGTTAACAAAGAGTCCAAACAAGAAACAGAAGACCCCAAGGAGTCATCTATTTCTGAAGAGTCCTTAAGACAGTCAAGTCAAAGAATCTCACTGAAGCGGTCCATAAGTCGAGGATCATCTGGTGTAGGACATAGCAGTCGCCACTCGTTGTCACTGTCATTTGGTTTGCCCACTGGATTCAATGTCCCGGATAATCCCACATCGGAATTAGAAGTTTCTCCACAGAAACAACAAACTCCAGATGTCCCGATCAGCCGCCTTGCGTATCTCAACAAGCCAGAGGTTCCAGTGCTGATTGCTGGATCTATAGCTGCAATTCTCAGTGGGGTCATATTTCCGATTTACAGTATACTACTTTCCAGcgtaattaaaacattttttgaacCACCTGATGAATTGAGAAAGGATTCCAAGTTCTGGGCACTAATGTTTATGACGCTTGGCCTGGCATCATTTGTGGTGTATCCATCACAAACATACTTATTTTCGGTGGCCGGTAGCAAATTAATCCAAAGGATCCGATCTATGTGTTTTGAGAAGGTGGTTCACATGGAGGTCGGTTGGTTCGACGAGCCTGAGCACTCAAGCGGAGCAATTGGTGCTAGGCTGTCAGCAGATGCAGCAACAGTGCGTGCTCTGGTCGGAGATTCTCTTTCCCAGTTGGTTCAGAACATCGCATCAGCTGTTGCGGGTTTGGTCATTGCCTTTGCTGCATCCTGGCAATTGGCATTGGTAATCCTTGTACTCGTTCCTTTAATAGGACTCAATGGATTTGTACAAGTAAAGTTCATGAAAGGATTCAGTGCAGATGCAAAG AAAATGTACGAGGAAGCAAGTCAAGTTGCGAATGACGCTGTTGGCAGCATAAGAACTGTTGCCTCTTTCTGTGCTGAAGAGAAGGTGATGCAATTATACAGAAGGAAATGTGAAGGCCCTATGAGGACAGGAATAAGGCAAGGGATGCTCAGTGGAACAGGATTTGGagtctctttctttttactGTATTCTGTCTACGCAACTACTTTCTATGTGGGAGCTCAACTTGTCCAGCATGGGAAAACAACTTTCGCGGAAGTTTTTCGA gttttctttgctttaaccATGGCAGCAATTGGAATTTCTCAATCAAGCTCCTTTGCTCCTGATTCCTCAAAAGCCAAGGGAGCAGTTGCTTCCATATTTGCTATTATAGACCGAGAGTCGAAGATTGATCCAAGTGATGAGCCGGGAACGACATTAGACAATGTGAAAGGAGAAATTGAACTTCGTCATATAAGCTTCAAGTATCCAAGCAGGCCGGACATTGAAATTTTCCGAGACCTGAGCTTGGCTATTCATTCTGGCAAG ACTGTTGCCCTGGTTGGAGAAAGTGGAAGTGGGAAATCAACGGTGATCTCATTATTGCAAAGATTTTATGATCCCGATTCAGGCCATATAACTCTTGATGGAATTGACATTCAGAGTCTCCAACTTAAGTGGTTGAGGCAGCAGATGGGGCTTGTGAGCCAAGAACCTGTTCTCTTTAATGAAACAATCCGTGCCAACATTGCATATGGAAAGGAAGGGAATGCAACGGAAGCAGAAATTCTAGCAGCATCGGAGCTGGCCAATGCACACAAGTTCATTAGTGGTTTACAACAG GGGTACGATACTGTTGTCGGGGAGCGAGGAACCCAATTGTCAGGGGGGCAGAAACAAAGGGTGGCTATTGCTCGCGCTATGGTCAAAAGTCCCAAAATACTTCTATTGGATGAGGCTACCAGTGCGCTAGATGCTGAATCTGAAAGAGTGGTTCAAGATGCACTCAACAGAGTAATGGTGAGTAGGACTACAGTGGTTGTCGCCCATCGGTTATCGACAATCAAGAATGCAGATGTTATTGCCGTGGTGAAAAATGGAATTATTGTAGAGAAAGGAAAGCATGGGACTTTGATCCACATCAAAGATGGCTTTTATGCCTCCTTAGTAGCTCTTCACATGAGTGCCTCAACTTCTTGA
- the LOC133682199 gene encoding ABC transporter B family member 4-like isoform X2, which translates to MAVENGRNGDKSMDDASPSKSLEVEEKSSGGRGDQQETVKSKGDEETKTVPFLKLFSFADSTDILLMILGTIGAVGNGASFQIMSILFGDMLNSFGQNQNNKDVVDLVTKVSLNFVYLGIGSAVAAFLQVACWMVTGERQAARIRGTYLKTILKQDVAFFDKETNTGEVVGRMSGDTVLIQDAMGEKVGKFIQLVSTFIGGFIVAFVKGWLLTLVMLSSIPLVVIAGAGLAIIIARMASRGQTAYAKAATVVEQTIGSIRTVASFTGEKQAISNYKKFLATAYNSGVQEGFTAGLGLGIVMLLVFCSYALAVWFGGKMILEKGYNGGDVLSVIFAVLTGSMSLGQASPCMSAFAAGQAAAYKMSETINRKPEIDSSDTRGKILDDISGDVELRDVYFTYPARPDEQIFSGFSLFIPSGTTTALVGQSGSGKSTVISLIERFYDPQAGEVLKEFQLKWIREKIGLVSQEPVLFASSIKDNIAYGKDGATTEDIRAAAELANAAKFIDKLPQGIDTMVGEHGTQLSGGQKQRIAIARAILKDPRILLLDEATSALDAESERIVQEALDRIMVNRTTVIVAHRLSTVRNADMIAVIYRGKMVEKGSHSELLKDPEGAYSQLIRLQEVNKESKQETEDPKESSISEESLRQSSQRISLKRSISRGSSGVGHSSRHSLSLSFGLPTGFNVPDNPTSELEVSPQKQQTPDVPISRLAYLNKPEVPVLIAGSIAAILSGVIFPIYSILLSSVIKTFFEPPDELRKDSKFWALMFMTLGLASFVVYPSQTYLFSVAGSKLIQRIRSMCFEKVVHMEVGWFDEPEHSSGAIGARLSADAATVRALVGDSLSQLVQNIASAVAGLVIAFAASWQLALVILVLVPLIGLNGFVQVKFMKGFSADAKKMYEEASQVANDAVGSIRTVASFCAEEKVMQLYRRKCEGPMRTGIRQGMLSGTGFGVSFFLLYSVYATTFYVGAQLVQHGKTTFAEVFRPREQLLPYLLL; encoded by the exons ATGGCTGTCGAGAACGGCAGAAATGGTGATAAGAGTATGGATGACGCGAGCCCATCAAAAAGCCTGGAGGTGGAGGAGAAGAGTTCTGGTGGAAGGGGGGACCAACAAGAGACAGTGAAGAGTAAAGGAGATGAGGAAACTAAAACCGTTCCCTTTCTCAAGCTCTTTTCATTTGCGGATTCTACAGATATTTTGTTGATGATCCTTGGGACGATTGGTGCTGTTGGAAATGGAGCATCCTTTCAGATTATGTCAATACTGTTTGGTGATATGCTTAATTCTTTTGGACAAAACCAGAATAACAAAGATGTTGTGGATTTAGTTACTAAG GTGTCTCTCAATTTTGTCTACTTGGGGATTGGTTCTGCTGTAGCAGCATTTCTTC AGGTGGCTTGCTGGATGGTCACGGGAGAGAGACAAGCTGCTCGGATAAGGGGTACATATTTGAAAACCATACTGAAGCAAGACGTTGCCTTTTTTGATAAGGAAACAAACACTGGAGAGGTTGTTGGTAGAATGTCTGGTGACACTGTTCTTATACAAGATGCTATGGGTGAAAAG GTTGGGAAATTTATACAGCTGGTATCAACATTCATTGGAGGCTTCATCGTTGCATTTGTTAAAGGGTGGCTGCTTACTCTTGTCATGTTATCCTCCATTCCCCTGGTTGTGATTGCTGGTGCAGGACTGGCCATCATAATAGCTAGGATGGCATCTCGTGGCCAAACTGCTTACGCTAAAGCAGCGACTGTAGTAGAACAGACTATTGGTTCAATTAGAACA GTTGCATCATTTACCGGGGAGAAGCAAGCCATAAGTAATTACAAGAAGTTTCTTGCTACTGCGTATAACTCTGGTGTTCAAGAAGGCTTTACTGCTGGATTAGGTCTTGGCATCGTTATGCTACTTGTGTTCTGCAGCTATGCTTTGGCAGTATGGTTTGGTGGAAAGATGATTTTGGAAAAAGGATACAATGGGGGTGATGTGCTTAGTGTGATTTTTGCTGTTTTAACCGGCTCTAT GTCCCTAGGGCAAGCATCTCCCTGCATGAGTGCGTTTGCAGCTGGTCAAGCTGCAGCTTACAAGATGTCTGAGACTATAAATAGAAAGCCAGAGATAGATTCTTCCGATACAAGGGGAAAGATATTGGATGACATCAGTGGAGATGTAGAGTTGAGGGATGTGTATTTCACTTATCCAGCCAGACCAGATGAGCAGATATTTTCTGGATTCTCTCTTTTCATCCCTAGCGGAACAACTACCGCATTGGTTGGACAAAGTGGAAGCGGAAAGTCAACGGTGATCAGTCTGATAGAGAGATTTTATGATCCACAAGCTGGTGAAGTTCTCAAAGAGTTTCAGCTCAAGTGGATTCGGGAGAAAATTGGTCTTGTCAGCCAAGAACCTGTGTTGTTTGCATCCAGCATTAAGGATAACATTGCATATGGAAAAGATGGTGCAACTACTGAAGATATAAGAGCTGCAGCAGAACTTGCCAATGCTGCTAAATTCATCGATAAACTACCTCAG GGAATAGACACCATGGTTGGTGAACATGGAACTCAGCTGTCTGGGGGACAGAAACAGAGAATTGCCATAGCAAGAGCCATTCTGAAAGATCCACGGATTTTACTTTTGGATGAAGCTACAAGCGCACTTGATGCAGAATCAGAAAGGATAGTACAGGAGGCATTAGACCGCATTATGGTCAATCGAACAACTGTAATTGTTGCCCACCGTTTGAGCACTGTGAGAAATGCTGATATGATTGCAGTTATTTACCGTGGGAAGATGGTTGAGAAAG GTTCACATTCAGAACTCCTCAAGGATCCTGAAGGAGCTTATTCTCAGCTTATACGCTTACAAGAAGTTAACAAAGAGTCCAAACAAGAAACAGAAGACCCCAAGGAGTCATCTATTTCTGAAGAGTCCTTAAGACAGTCAAGTCAAAGAATCTCACTGAAGCGGTCCATAAGTCGAGGATCATCTGGTGTAGGACATAGCAGTCGCCACTCGTTGTCACTGTCATTTGGTTTGCCCACTGGATTCAATGTCCCGGATAATCCCACATCGGAATTAGAAGTTTCTCCACAGAAACAACAAACTCCAGATGTCCCGATCAGCCGCCTTGCGTATCTCAACAAGCCAGAGGTTCCAGTGCTGATTGCTGGATCTATAGCTGCAATTCTCAGTGGGGTCATATTTCCGATTTACAGTATACTACTTTCCAGcgtaattaaaacattttttgaacCACCTGATGAATTGAGAAAGGATTCCAAGTTCTGGGCACTAATGTTTATGACGCTTGGCCTGGCATCATTTGTGGTGTATCCATCACAAACATACTTATTTTCGGTGGCCGGTAGCAAATTAATCCAAAGGATCCGATCTATGTGTTTTGAGAAGGTGGTTCACATGGAGGTCGGTTGGTTCGACGAGCCTGAGCACTCAAGCGGAGCAATTGGTGCTAGGCTGTCAGCAGATGCAGCAACAGTGCGTGCTCTGGTCGGAGATTCTCTTTCCCAGTTGGTTCAGAACATCGCATCAGCTGTTGCGGGTTTGGTCATTGCCTTTGCTGCATCCTGGCAATTGGCATTGGTAATCCTTGTACTCGTTCCTTTAATAGGACTCAATGGATTTGTACAAGTAAAGTTCATGAAAGGATTCAGTGCAGATGCAAAG AAAATGTACGAGGAAGCAAGTCAAGTTGCGAATGACGCTGTTGGCAGCATAAGAACTGTTGCCTCTTTCTGTGCTGAAGAGAAGGTGATGCAATTATACAGAAGGAAATGTGAAGGCCCTATGAGGACAGGAATAAGGCAAGGGATGCTCAGTGGAACAGGATTTGGagtctctttctttttactGTATTCTGTCTACGCAACTACTTTCTATGTGGGAGCTCAACTTGTCCAGCATGGGAAAACAACTTTCGCGGAAGTTTTTCGA CCAAGGGAGCAGTTGCTTCCATATTTGCTATTATAG